A portion of the bacterium genome contains these proteins:
- the rlmN gene encoding 23S rRNA (adenine(2503)-C(2))-methyltransferase RlmN encodes MTRATADLRGLLLPELADLVRRLEGPAYRARQIARWVYGRGVEDISEMTDLPVAFRARLAEAARIGTLTVRRSTGAADGSATKLLAACGDGQTVECVLMRFDDGRRSACVSTQAGCAMGCAFCATGLGGFARNLTAAEVVGQALAIRARADRRLSNVVFMGMGEPLANYDATVRAARIMTAPWGLGIGVRHLTISTVGLVPQIRRLAAERLQITLAVSLHAPTDALRRRLVPVTERYPIAHLIAACRDYLAATGRRLTFEYVLIDGVNDGDAQARELGRLLRGLLCHVNVIPLNPVPGISLRRPPVERIRAFARVVRDAGIPITVRIERGTEIQAACGQLRLADGSGHASRWTPASMSSSPASPRSAGPPAEVGA; translated from the coding sequence GTGACCCGGGCCACGGCGGACCTGCGCGGCCTGTTGCTGCCCGAACTGGCCGACCTCGTCCGCCGCCTCGAGGGCCCGGCCTACCGCGCGCGGCAGATCGCCCGGTGGGTCTACGGCCGAGGCGTGGAAGATATCTCGGAGATGACGGATCTGCCCGTCGCGTTCCGGGCGCGTCTCGCCGAGGCGGCCCGGATCGGGACGCTGACCGTACGACGGTCCACGGGCGCGGCCGACGGATCGGCGACGAAACTGCTGGCCGCCTGCGGAGACGGCCAGACGGTGGAGTGCGTCCTGATGCGGTTCGACGACGGCCGCCGAAGCGCGTGCGTCAGCACCCAGGCGGGCTGCGCGATGGGCTGCGCATTCTGCGCCACCGGGCTCGGCGGCTTCGCCCGCAACCTGACCGCGGCGGAGGTCGTCGGCCAGGCGCTCGCGATCCGCGCGCGCGCGGACCGCCGGCTCAGCAACGTCGTGTTCATGGGGATGGGCGAACCGCTCGCGAACTACGATGCGACGGTCCGCGCGGCGCGCATCATGACCGCGCCGTGGGGGCTCGGCATCGGCGTGCGCCACCTCACGATCTCAACCGTCGGGCTCGTGCCGCAGATCCGCCGGCTCGCGGCGGAGAGGCTGCAGATCACGCTCGCGGTCTCGCTGCACGCGCCGACCGACGCGCTCCGCCGGCGGCTCGTGCCGGTCACAGAGCGGTACCCGATCGCACATCTTATCGCCGCATGCCGGGACTACCTCGCCGCGACCGGCCGCCGGCTGACCTTCGAATACGTCCTCATCGACGGGGTAAACGACGGCGATGCGCAGGCCCGCGAGCTCGGGCGCCTTCTGCGCGGTCTGCTCTGCCACGTGAACGTGATCCCGCTCAATCCGGTGCCCGGGATTTCGCTGCGGCGCCCGCCGGTCGAGCGGATCCGCGCCTTCGCGCGCGTGGTGCGGGACGCGGGCATCCCGATCACCGTGCGCATCGAGCGGGGCACGGAGATCCAAGCGGCCTGCGGTCAGCTGCGTCTGGCCGACGGCAGCGGGCACGCTTCGCGCTGGACGCCGGCGTCGATGTCATCGTCGCCGGCGAGTCCGCGGTCCGCCGGTCCGCCGGCGGAGGTCGGGGCGTGA
- the rsmB gene encoding 16S rRNA (cytosine(967)-C(5))-methyltransferase RsmB produces MDRRRTAREVALEVLHRVDADRAWTGPALRAALNRADLAPADEAFATELVYGTLRHRAQVDWALGQALHRRLDSLPPRIREVLRLGAYQLAFLSRVPARAACDETVELARRVGHRGTVSLVNAVMRRLAASPPAWPAPADTAEAIAVRWSHPEWLVARWLARFGPEEARALCASDNETPPSWVRLNTLRGPIHELDARVRALGLETLASERLPEARRITAGAGEARERAHAAGLVTPQDEGSMLVARLVAPQPGETVIDACAAPGGKTTHLAALMENRGRVLAFDVLPQKLETVTRQCARLGVTCVEPAVLDAATLGERYRAAADRVLVDAPCSGLGVLRRRPEIRWRVRAGDLAAVAERQRRLLAGAAGAVRPGGRLVYSVCTIEPEEGPEVVAGFLAARPEFEPAPIEDWPFAVPGAPGTAFLYPHHAGTDGFFVAALRRAS; encoded by the coding sequence ATGGACCGTCGCCGCACCGCCCGAGAGGTGGCCTTGGAGGTTCTGCATCGCGTCGACGCCGACCGGGCCTGGACCGGGCCGGCGCTCCGCGCGGCGCTGAACCGCGCCGACCTCGCGCCGGCCGACGAAGCCTTCGCCACTGAGCTCGTTTACGGTACGCTGCGCCACCGGGCCCAGGTCGACTGGGCGCTCGGGCAGGCTCTCCACCGCCGCCTCGACAGTCTGCCGCCGCGCATTCGCGAGGTTCTTCGACTCGGCGCTTATCAGCTCGCCTTTCTATCGCGCGTCCCCGCGCGGGCGGCCTGCGATGAGACGGTCGAGCTCGCGCGGCGCGTCGGCCACCGGGGCACCGTCTCGCTCGTGAATGCGGTGATGCGCCGGCTCGCGGCGTCGCCGCCGGCGTGGCCGGCGCCCGCCGACACCGCGGAGGCGATCGCGGTCCGGTGGTCCCATCCCGAATGGCTCGTCGCGCGCTGGCTCGCGCGCTTCGGTCCCGAGGAGGCCCGGGCGCTGTGCGCGTCGGACAACGAGACGCCGCCGTCCTGGGTCCGGCTCAACACGCTGCGCGGACCGATCCATGAGCTCGACGCCCGCGTGCGGGCGCTCGGCCTGGAGACGCTGGCCTCGGAGCGGCTGCCGGAAGCCCGGCGGATCACGGCGGGGGCGGGCGAGGCGAGGGAGCGGGCGCACGCCGCGGGACTCGTCACGCCGCAAGACGAGGGCTCGATGCTCGTCGCGCGGCTCGTCGCGCCGCAACCGGGGGAAACCGTCATCGACGCCTGCGCGGCGCCCGGCGGCAAGACGACGCACCTTGCCGCGCTGATGGAGAACCGGGGCCGCGTGCTTGCTTTCGACGTCCTGCCGCAGAAACTGGAGACGGTGACGCGGCAGTGCGCGCGCCTCGGGGTCACCTGCGTCGAGCCGGCCGTGCTCGACGCCGCCACGCTCGGCGAACGGTATCGCGCGGCGGCGGACCGCGTCTTGGTCGACGCCCCGTGCTCGGGCCTGGGAGTGCTCCGGCGCCGGCCCGAGATTCGCTGGCGGGTGCGCGCGGGGGATCTCGCGGCGGTCGCGGAGCGGCAGCGCCGCCTGCTGGCCGGCGCGGCGGGAGCGGTGCGGCCGGGAGGCCGGCTCGTCTACAGCGTCTGCACGATCGAGCCCGAAGAGGGGCCCGAGGTCGTGGCCGGGTTTCTCGCAGCCCGGCCGGAGTTCGAGCCGGCGCCGATCGAGGACTGGCCGTTCGCGGTGCCCGGCGCGCCCGGCACCGCCTTCCTGTACCCGCACCACGCCGGTACCGATGGGTTCTTCGTCGCGGCGTTGAGGCGCGCGTCGTGA
- a CDS encoding zinc metallopeptidase, giving the protein MFFWDPTYIIVLPAILLALYAQLRVKSTYAKYSQVPVSSGLTGAAAAAEILRSHGLSGVQIEQIDGTLSDNYDPRTRVLRLSPDVYNGASVASVGVAAHESGHALQHAENYGPLALRSAIVPVTQFGSWLAWPIFLMGFFFHSGTLMQLGVLIFSAFVAFTLITLPVEFDASRRALRVLASGHLVADDELRGVRSVLGAAALTYVAAAATAILELVRLLVLMNVSRREE; this is encoded by the coding sequence ATGTTCTTTTGGGATCCCACCTATATCATCGTCCTGCCGGCGATCCTGCTCGCGCTGTACGCGCAGTTGCGGGTCAAGTCGACGTACGCGAAGTACAGTCAGGTGCCGGTCTCGAGCGGCCTGACCGGCGCGGCGGCGGCGGCGGAGATTCTCCGTAGCCACGGCCTCTCCGGCGTGCAGATCGAACAGATCGACGGGACGCTCAGCGACAACTACGATCCCCGGACGCGCGTCCTGCGGCTGTCGCCCGATGTGTACAACGGGGCGTCGGTGGCGTCGGTCGGGGTCGCGGCCCACGAGTCGGGGCACGCCCTCCAGCACGCCGAGAACTACGGGCCGCTCGCCCTGCGGTCGGCGATCGTGCCCGTAACACAGTTCGGGTCGTGGCTCGCGTGGCCGATTTTCCTGATGGGCTTCTTCTTCCATTCCGGGACGCTCATGCAGCTCGGCGTGCTGATCTTCAGCGCGTTCGTCGCCTTCACGCTGATCACGCTGCCGGTCGAATTCGACGCGAGCCGCCGGGCGCTGCGGGTGCTGGCGTCGGGACATCTCGTGGCCGACGACGAGTTGCGCGGCGTTCGCTCCGTGCTCGGCGCCGCGGCACTGACCTACGTCGCGGCCGCGGCCACGGCGATCCTCGAACTCGTCCGCCTGCTGGTTCTCATGAACGTGTCGCGGCGGGAGGAGTGA
- the fmt gene encoding methionyl-tRNA formyltransferase, whose product MKIVFFGTPEFAVASLDAVLAEGEVVAVVTRADKPRGRGLRVEPPPVARAANEYALEVLQPVSLRDPAFLARLRALAPDAGVLVAYGRIVPPEVLAIPPRGIVNVHPSLLPRYRGAAPVARAIAAGDTETGVTILYLSEELDAGDVILQKTVRVAPDDTTRTLTARLAEEGAALLAEALPLIEAGRAPRAPQDGAQATWAPRLIREEGEIDWARPARTTVNLIRACDPWPGAFTYMKDQELKIWRASPADRTPAANPAPAGTVLEVPAAEGAPFTVAAGDGIVRVYEVQPAAGRRMSAAAYARGRAVAPGLVLGAGRGRPA is encoded by the coding sequence GTGAAGATCGTCTTCTTCGGCACGCCCGAGTTCGCCGTCGCCTCGCTCGACGCGGTGCTCGCGGAGGGCGAGGTGGTCGCCGTCGTCACGCGCGCGGACAAGCCGCGCGGCCGCGGCCTGCGCGTCGAGCCGCCGCCCGTCGCCCGGGCCGCGAACGAGTACGCGCTCGAGGTGTTGCAGCCCGTCTCGCTGCGCGACCCGGCGTTTCTCGCGCGTCTGCGCGCGCTCGCTCCCGACGCCGGCGTGCTGGTCGCCTACGGCCGTATCGTGCCGCCCGAGGTGCTCGCGATTCCTCCGCGCGGCATCGTGAACGTGCATCCGTCGCTGCTGCCGCGGTATCGGGGTGCGGCGCCTGTCGCGCGCGCGATCGCGGCGGGCGATACGGAGACGGGCGTGACGATTCTGTACCTGTCTGAGGAACTGGATGCGGGCGACGTGATACTACAGAAGACGGTGCGGGTCGCGCCGGACGACACGACGCGGACGCTGACCGCGCGGCTGGCGGAGGAGGGGGCCGCGCTGCTCGCGGAGGCGCTGCCGCTCATCGAGGCCGGCCGGGCCCCGCGGGCGCCGCAGGACGGCGCGCAGGCGACCTGGGCGCCCCGGCTCATCCGCGAAGAGGGCGAGATCGACTGGGCTCGGCCCGCCCGGACGACCGTCAACCTGATCCGGGCGTGCGATCCGTGGCCGGGAGCGTTTACCTATATGAAGGACCAGGAACTCAAGATCTGGCGGGCTTCGCCCGCGGACCGCACGCCGGCCGCGAACCCCGCACCGGCCGGTACCGTGCTCGAGGTGCCGGCCGCGGAAGGGGCGCCGTTCACGGTGGCGGCCGGAGACGGAATCGTGCGAGTGTACGAGGTCCAGCCCGCGGCGGGGCGGAGGATGAGCGCCGCGGCCTACGCGCGCGGACGCGCGGTGGCGCCGGGGCTCGTGCTCGGGGCGGGCCGCGGGCGGCCGGCCTGA
- the def gene encoding peptide deformylase: MMAGRGPARALEIVTVDSPRGGILRRRAQPVRAITREVRMLIDEMFETLRHARGVGLAAPQVGVGRRVIVIEAQDRRLALVDPEILKQEGEVVGTEACLSIPGLLGDVPRSARVVVRARNRRSRYITVDAQGLLARVVQHEIDHLDGVLFTDRVRDPKTLRQAGGEATEVAPESAASAADIQVSGDAAP, from the coding sequence ATGATGGCCGGCCGCGGGCCCGCCCGCGCCCTCGAGATCGTCACCGTGGACAGCCCCCGCGGCGGCATCCTGCGCCGGCGCGCGCAGCCGGTGCGCGCGATCACGCGCGAGGTGCGGATGCTCATCGACGAAATGTTCGAGACGCTGCGCCACGCCCGTGGGGTCGGGCTCGCCGCGCCGCAGGTCGGGGTCGGACGGCGTGTGATCGTGATCGAGGCACAGGATCGGCGCCTCGCGCTGGTCGACCCCGAGATCCTCAAACAGGAGGGCGAGGTCGTCGGCACCGAGGCGTGCCTCAGCATCCCCGGCCTGCTCGGCGACGTACCGCGGTCGGCGCGCGTCGTGGTCCGGGCACGCAACCGCCGCAGCCGCTACATCACGGTCGACGCGCAGGGGTTGCTCGCGCGGGTGGTGCAGCACGAGATCGATCACCTCGACGGCGTTCTGTTCACCGACCGCGTCCGTGACCCCAAGACACTGCGGCAGGCCGGCGGGGAGGCGACGGAGGTCGCGCCGGAGAGCGCCGCCTCCGCGGCGGACATCCAGGTCTCGGGGGATGCGGCGCCGTGA
- the priA gene encoding primosomal protein N', with protein sequence MAFTPAGIRGMDAGEDLCADVLVTGAARLADRPLTYRVPPVLRPFAAAGVRAVVPLGARRVLGFVLAVRPCGPSTEDGARAMRDVLDLPDDAPMFPETLIVLAREVAGETLSPLRAAVECLVPPEVFRQPPPSRPRTVVRNAALPVPPRLGRRQAAMLAAVSAVPSGVPAADLVCRGGGPVLRRLAAAGLVHVLDAPRPPIDGAGGPRPDRGGPRRAPDALLCGGAETRWNWIVAAVAEAVRGGGRALVLVPEIADVPAAAERLGRAGAVGILHSGLAPRDRRAVWDRIRADAVDIVAGTRSALFAPLRRVRLLVVDDEQSEAYKSDAAPRYHARDVARRRARLEGARLVLGSAAPSVESYADAAAGTLAAIHPPPRAPSPRVTVVDMRAEQRRGHIGYLSRELVQAITRHLRARGAVALAVPQTGYARILLCRECGAAVGCPACDVAMAYDREEGTIRCRICGRSARAPDVCPRCRGVDLRGVGAGTKRIEEVVRRLFPALRIARLDAETGRDAARVARDFAAGRLRLLVGTVMQLRAHRVRPTLAGVVDADGTLYLPDFRAAERTLQRLRAAVELPAARPGAGPAAEVVLQTRVPDHPALRAIASGQDAAFYEAELAVRREFGYPPFSRLVRVIAEAPAPAPARALAERVTAAGRAHGLDVLGPSALRGSDGRRVQIVLRARDPAAARDGARAVLAETATPPGARLVVDVDPLDLV encoded by the coding sequence ATGGCGTTCACGCCGGCGGGCATCCGGGGTATGGATGCCGGCGAGGATCTGTGCGCCGACGTGCTCGTGACCGGCGCGGCCCGGCTGGCCGACCGCCCGCTGACGTACCGCGTGCCGCCCGTCCTGCGACCGTTTGCCGCGGCGGGCGTGCGAGCCGTGGTGCCGCTCGGCGCGCGGCGGGTCCTCGGGTTCGTGCTGGCGGTCCGGCCGTGCGGACCGAGTACGGAGGACGGCGCGCGTGCGATGCGCGACGTGCTCGATTTGCCCGACGATGCCCCGATGTTTCCGGAGACGCTGATTGTGCTGGCGCGTGAGGTGGCCGGGGAGACGCTGTCGCCGCTGCGCGCCGCCGTGGAGTGCCTTGTGCCGCCCGAGGTGTTCCGCCAGCCGCCGCCGTCCCGCCCGCGGACCGTCGTGCGCAACGCGGCGCTGCCGGTGCCGCCGCGGCTTGGCCGGCGCCAGGCCGCGATGCTCGCCGCCGTTTCCGCCGTACCTTCCGGGGTGCCCGCGGCCGATCTTGTTTGCCGCGGCGGCGGGCCGGTGCTGCGGCGGCTCGCCGCCGCGGGACTGGTCCACGTGCTCGACGCGCCACGTCCGCCGATCGACGGCGCCGGGGGGCCGCGTCCGGACCGCGGCGGGCCGCGCCGGGCGCCCGACGCGCTGCTCTGCGGCGGGGCCGAGACGCGATGGAACTGGATCGTGGCCGCGGTCGCGGAGGCGGTGCGGGGCGGCGGCCGCGCGCTCGTCCTGGTGCCGGAGATTGCGGACGTGCCGGCTGCTGCGGAGCGTCTCGGGCGGGCGGGGGCCGTCGGCATACTGCACTCGGGCCTTGCGCCGCGCGACCGGCGCGCGGTCTGGGACCGCATCCGGGCGGACGCGGTCGACATCGTCGCCGGAACGCGCTCCGCGCTCTTTGCGCCGCTGCGGCGCGTCCGGCTGCTCGTCGTAGACGATGAGCAGAGTGAAGCGTACAAGTCGGACGCGGCGCCCCGCTATCACGCGCGCGACGTCGCCCGGCGCCGCGCGCGCCTCGAAGGTGCTCGGCTCGTCCTCGGCTCGGCGGCGCCGTCGGTGGAGTCGTATGCCGACGCCGCGGCGGGCACCCTCGCCGCGATTCATCCGCCGCCGCGCGCCCCGAGCCCGCGTGTGACCGTCGTCGATATGCGCGCCGAGCAGCGGCGCGGCCACATCGGGTACCTGAGCCGTGAGCTGGTGCAGGCGATCACACGCCATCTGCGCGCGCGCGGAGCGGTCGCGCTCGCGGTCCCGCAGACCGGCTACGCCCGCATCCTGCTCTGCCGGGAGTGCGGCGCCGCGGTGGGCTGCCCGGCGTGCGACGTCGCGATGGCCTACGACCGCGAGGAGGGGACGATCCGGTGCCGCATCTGCGGGCGGTCCGCGCGCGCCCCAGACGTCTGCCCTCGGTGCCGCGGCGTCGATCTGCGCGGCGTCGGCGCCGGGACCAAGCGCATCGAAGAGGTCGTGCGGCGCCTCTTTCCCGCGTTGCGCATTGCGCGCCTCGACGCGGAAACGGGGCGCGACGCGGCGCGGGTGGCGCGCGATTTCGCCGCCGGACGCCTCCGGCTGCTGGTCGGGACGGTGATGCAGCTGCGCGCGCACCGCGTACGCCCGACGCTCGCCGGGGTGGTCGACGCGGACGGCACGCTATACCTGCCGGATTTCCGCGCCGCCGAGCGCACGCTGCAGCGTCTCCGCGCGGCCGTCGAGCTGCCCGCCGCGCGGCCCGGGGCGGGGCCCGCGGCCGAGGTGGTGCTCCAGACCCGCGTGCCGGATCACCCCGCGCTGCGCGCGATCGCGAGCGGACAGGACGCCGCGTTCTACGAGGCGGAGCTCGCGGTGCGGCGCGAGTTCGGGTACCCGCCGTTTTCGCGCCTCGTCCGCGTCATCGCCGAGGCGCCGGCCCCAGCGCCGGCGCGCGCGCTCGCCGAACGCGTCACCGCCGCGGGCCGGGCGCACGGCCTCGACGTGCTCGGTCCTTCGGCGCTCCGCGGATCCGACGGCCGGCGCGTGCAGATCGTGCTGCGCGCCCGGGATCCGGCCGCCGCGCGCGACGGCGCGCGCGCGGTGCTGGCGGAGACCGCGACCCCGCCGGGGGCGCGGCTCGTCGTCGACGTCGATCCGCTGGACCTCGTATGA
- a CDS encoding flavoprotein, protein MADPLRGRAVVLGVTGSIAAYKAAVIVRRLRERGAEVFVVMTPAAAQFVTPLTFRALSQQPVVSGMWTGDVPWDEPHVALGGRADLVLVAPATADMLARLAGGFGDDPVSATVLATRAPVVVAPAMSDAMAQAAAVQENLARLRARGVHVVGPERGVLASGQVGLGRMTEPEAIVEAVAAILAEAR, encoded by the coding sequence ATGGCGGATCCGCTGCGGGGCCGGGCCGTCGTCCTCGGCGTGACGGGCAGCATCGCCGCCTACAAGGCCGCGGTGATCGTGCGGCGCCTGCGCGAGCGCGGTGCGGAGGTGTTCGTCGTGATGACGCCCGCCGCGGCGCAGTTCGTCACGCCGCTCACTTTCCGCGCGCTGTCGCAGCAGCCCGTGGTGAGCGGCATGTGGACCGGGGACGTGCCGTGGGACGAGCCGCACGTCGCCCTCGGCGGGCGCGCCGACCTGGTGCTCGTCGCCCCGGCCACCGCGGATATGCTGGCGCGGCTCGCCGGCGGGTTCGGCGACGATCCGGTCTCCGCGACCGTGCTGGCGACCCGCGCTCCGGTCGTGGTCGCGCCGGCGATGAGCGACGCGATGGCCCAGGCGGCCGCGGTGCAGGAGAATCTCGCGCGGCTTCGCGCCCGGGGTGTGCACGTGGTGGGCCCCGAGCGCGGTGTGCTCGCGTCGGGCCAGGTCGGACTCGGACGGATGACAGAGCCGGAGGCGATCGTCGAGGCCGTCGCCGCGATCCTGGCCGAGGCGCGCTGA
- a CDS encoding cytidylate kinase family protein → MIVTVSGEVGAGKSTVARALARALGLRYISSGETFRQEARRRGASLAELGRLAERDPAIDRMIDETQVTEARGGDIVVESRLSGWLIDGDVRVWLRAPLDVRAKRVAARDGMAADAARADIEERENCERRRYAALYKIDFGDLTRYHLILDTSLWGPEDITHAIAGLARALRGARSGRPA, encoded by the coding sequence ATGATCGTCACGGTCAGCGGCGAAGTCGGGGCGGGCAAGAGCACCGTGGCCCGTGCGCTGGCGCGGGCGCTGGGGCTGCGCTATATCTCCAGCGGGGAGACCTTCCGCCAGGAGGCACGCCGGCGCGGCGCGAGTCTCGCCGAGCTCGGACGCCTCGCCGAGCGTGATCCGGCGATCGACCGCATGATCGACGAGACGCAGGTCACGGAGGCGCGCGGCGGAGACATCGTCGTCGAAAGCCGGCTGAGCGGCTGGCTGATCGACGGCGACGTACGGGTCTGGCTGCGCGCGCCCCTCGACGTCCGCGCGAAGCGCGTCGCCGCGCGGGACGGGATGGCCGCGGACGCGGCGCGCGCGGACATCGAGGAGCGCGAAAACTGCGAGCGGCGGCGCTACGCCGCGCTGTACAAGATCGATTTCGGCGATCTCACGCGCTACCATCTCATCCTCGACACGTCGCTGTGGGGGCCCGAGGACATCACCCACGCGATCGCCGGACTCGCGCGCGCCTTGCGCGGCGCGCGGTCCGGCCGCCCCGCGTAG
- a CDS encoding DUF370 domain-containing protein, which translates to MDTRLINIGFGNIVAASRIIAIVSPDSAPIKRIIQEARDKGILIDATYGRRTRAVVITDSGHVVLSAVQPETVAHRFTSKEAVEDEDEEMEEEEPVAGA; encoded by the coding sequence ATGGACACGCGGCTCATCAATATCGGGTTCGGCAACATCGTGGCGGCCAGCCGCATCATCGCCATCGTCAGCCCGGATTCCGCGCCGATCAAACGGATCATCCAGGAGGCCCGCGACAAGGGCATCCTCATCGACGCGACGTACGGCCGGAGGACGCGCGCCGTCGTGATCACCGACAGCGGCCACGTCGTCCTCTCGGCGGTGCAGCCCGAGACCGTGGCGCACCGGTTCACGAGCAAGGAAGCCGTCGAGGACGAGGACGAGGAGATGGAAGAGGAGGAGCCGGTGGCCGGCGCATGA
- a CDS encoding YicC/YloC family endoribonuclease, whose translation MRTSKKEIRRAMPDFLTVARSMTGFGAGEVVAGAGRYGVEVRSVNHRFLEVVVRMPRDLSLLEDRVRALVQSRLLRGRVDVALVRDDYGRRPRTVKTDVELAKAYVTALDVLRRALPVTGTVDLPLLLSLPDLVKIEEEKEDVEASWPALASGVGAALDKMVAMREAEGARLAADLSERIARMEGRAQAIAARAPKVVEEYHARLARRVQELAGAVAVDPGRLATEVALFADRSDITEELTRFSSHLAQFRATLGNAGAIGRTLEFIVQEIGREANTIGSKANDLEITRHVIAIKGELESLREQIQNVE comes from the coding sequence GTGCGGACGAGCAAGAAGGAGATTCGCCGCGCCATGCCGGACTTCCTGACCGTGGCGCGCAGCATGACGGGATTCGGAGCCGGAGAAGTGGTCGCCGGTGCGGGCCGCTACGGGGTCGAGGTCCGCTCGGTCAATCATCGGTTCCTCGAAGTGGTCGTCCGGATGCCCCGCGACCTGTCCCTCCTGGAGGACCGTGTCCGGGCTCTCGTCCAGAGCCGGCTACTCCGGGGGCGGGTCGACGTCGCCCTCGTTCGGGACGACTACGGCCGTCGCCCGCGCACCGTCAAGACGGACGTCGAACTGGCGAAGGCGTACGTGACCGCCCTCGACGTGCTGCGGCGGGCGCTCCCGGTCACGGGGACGGTCGACCTGCCGCTCCTGCTGTCGCTGCCCGACCTTGTCAAGATCGAGGAAGAGAAGGAAGATGTGGAGGCGTCCTGGCCCGCTCTGGCAAGCGGAGTGGGCGCCGCGCTCGACAAGATGGTCGCGATGCGGGAAGCCGAGGGGGCGCGCCTGGCCGCCGATCTCTCCGAGCGCATCGCCAGAATGGAGGGGCGCGCCCAGGCGATCGCGGCGCGGGCACCCAAAGTCGTCGAGGAGTACCACGCGCGCCTTGCGCGACGCGTGCAGGAGCTGGCCGGCGCGGTCGCGGTGGATCCCGGGCGGCTCGCGACGGAAGTGGCGCTCTTCGCGGACCGCTCCGACATCACCGAGGAGTTGACGCGGTTCAGCAGCCACCTCGCGCAGTTCCGAGCCACGCTCGGAAACGCGGGCGCGATCGGCCGGACGCTCGAGTTCATCGTCCAGGAGATCGGCCGCGAGGCGAACACGATCGGCAGCAAGGCGAACGACCTCGAGATCACGCGGCACGTGATCGCGATCAAGGGCGAGCTGGAGAGCCTGCGGGAACAGATCCAGAACGTCGAGTGA